The sequence ACATTACTTAGGTTTTGCTTCTATTTTTCGGCTAAAAATGTATCTTTGCCAACGATTTAAATGAAATCAAGTTATCACTAAAAATAATTCATTTCAAATGGCATTTGATATAGAAATGATCAAGGCAGTATATGCGAAGTACCCTGAGCGTATCGCAGCTGCCAGAAAGACAGTGGGCAAACCGCTGACTTTAGCAGAAAAAATACTTTACGCTCACTTGTGGGGTGGAGATGCTACGCAGGCCTTTGAAAGAGGGAAGTCTTATGTAGATTTTGCTCCGGATAGAGTAGCGATGCAGGATGCAACTGCACAGATGGCACTTTTGCAATTTATGCAGGCAGGAAAAGAAAAGGTAGCAGTGCCTTCTACGGCGCACTGTGACCACCTTATCTTGGCACAAAAAGGTGCTGAAGAAGACTTGAGAAGCTCCCTTACCGCCAGTGGGGAAGTGTTTAACTTTTTGGAATCAGTTTCTAACAAATACGGCATTGGCTTCTGGAAGCCTGGTGCGGGTATTATTCACCAAGTGGTATTGGAAAACTATGCATTCCCAGGTGGGATGATGATCGGTACCGATTCGCATACAGTAAATGCTGGTGGTCTTGGTATGGTCGCTATTGGTGTAGGTGGTGCAGATGCTGTTGATGTGATGGCCGGAATGCCTTGGGAACTTAAATTCCCAAAATTGATCGGTGTGAAACTGACTGGAAAAATGAACGGTTGGACATCGGCAAAAGATGTGATTTTGAAAGTAGCGGGGATCTTGACCGTAAAAGGTGGTACGGGCTGTATTGTGGAATATTTTGGTGAAGGTGCCAAGTCACTTTCTGCTACAGGTAAAGGAACGATCTGTAACATGGGGGCTGAGATTGGAGCGACCACGTCTACTTTCGGCTATGATGAATCCATGGAGCGGTACCTGAGGTCTACAGACCGTGCTGATGTGGCTGACCTTGCCAACGAAGTTAAGGAGCACTTGACCGGTGATGATGAAGTATATGCCAATCCTGAGCAATACTTTGACCAAGTGATTGAAATTGACCTTTCTACCTTGGAGCCTCATATCAATGGACCATTTACGCCAGATAGAGCTACTCCCGTTTCCCAAATCAGGGCTGAAGCGGAGAAAAACGGCTGGCCTACAAAAGTAGAGTGGGGCTTGATCGGTTCATGTACCAACTCTTCTTATGAGGATTTGTCGAGAGCATCTTCCATCGCCCAACAAGCCGTGGACAAGCAGCTGAAAACCAAAGCGGATTTTGGAATCAACCCTGGTTCTGAGCAAGTAAGGTTTACGGCTGAAAGAGATGGTATGTTGAAGATTTTTGAAGATCTTGACGCCACCATATTTACAAATGCATGTGGGCCTTGTATCGGTCAGTGGGCGCGGACAG comes from Echinicola vietnamensis DSM 17526 and encodes:
- a CDS encoding aconitate hydratase, which translates into the protein MAFDIEMIKAVYAKYPERIAAARKTVGKPLTLAEKILYAHLWGGDATQAFERGKSYVDFAPDRVAMQDATAQMALLQFMQAGKEKVAVPSTAHCDHLILAQKGAEEDLRSSLTASGEVFNFLESVSNKYGIGFWKPGAGIIHQVVLENYAFPGGMMIGTDSHTVNAGGLGMVAIGVGGADAVDVMAGMPWELKFPKLIGVKLTGKMNGWTSAKDVILKVAGILTVKGGTGCIVEYFGEGAKSLSATGKGTICNMGAEIGATTSTFGYDESMERYLRSTDRADVADLANEVKEHLTGDDEVYANPEQYFDQVIEIDLSTLEPHINGPFTPDRATPVSQIRAEAEKNGWPTKVEWGLIGSCTNSSYEDLSRASSIAQQAVDKQLKTKADFGINPGSEQVRFTAERDGMLKIFEDLDATIFTNACGPCIGQWARTGADKQEKNTIVHSFNRNFSKRADGNPNTHAFVTSPEMVAAIAISGDLGFNPLTDTLTNANGEEVKLDPPKGEELPAKGFAVEDNGYQAPAEDGSGIEVKVNPDSKRLQLLTPFEPWDGKNITGAKLLIKAFGKCTTDHISMAGPWLRFRGHLDNISDNCLIGAVNAFNEETNAVKSQLTGEYGPVPATQRAYKAAGIPTIVVGDHNYGEGSSREHAAMEPRHLGVKAVLVKSFARIHETNLKKQGMLALTFDNEADYDKVQEDDTINFLDLDQFAPDKPLTLEFVHADGSKDVIVANHSYNDAQIKWFKAGSALNLIKEEQKKNA